The DNA window GTTGTTCTTGGGGGGCTGTGTCACCGTTGAGCCGCCAAAGCCTGTGATAGTCAATGGTGCCGCCGGCTATCTGGAGAAGCTGTTGTTGCCGCCGGACAGCAATATCACCATTGCCATCATAGATTTGGACACGCCCGGCGTGATTGTGGCCCAGAAGAGCTTCAACATAGTGCGTGCGCCCGTGCCCTTTAAATTCATATTGCCGGCGGAAACCGTCGATAAAGGCATCAACTATGGCGTGGTGGCCATGATAAAAAATCAGGGCAGGGTGCTGTTCCAGACCTATGATCGCTTCCCGGTGATCAGCAACGACAAGTACACCACGGAAGTCATAATGCGGGCCGTGGCCAATCCCTGAACCGCTTGCCATCCATGTCTCCCTTAGACCTGCGGCTGCTTACCCTGGTGGCCGACTGTCCGCTGCGGATGCGGGCCCTCAGGCATGCCGCGGCCGTCATGGCTGATGCCGGCATCGGGGACTGGTATCTTGCGGCCGGCGCGATTCGCAATCTGGTGTGGGACCAGTTGCACGGTTTTGTCAGCCCAGTGCCGGCGGATCTTGACCTTATCTACTTCAACACCCCGGACGGCGACATTGAGTTGGAGCTGCAATTGCAGCAACGCCTCCTACAACTCTCGCCGGACTTACCCTGGTCGGTCAAAGATCAGGGCCGGATGCACCTGAAAAGCGGTGATGAGCCTTATCACTCCACCCTTGAGGCCATGGGCCGCTGGCCAGAGCAGGAAACCGCCATAGGGGTGCGGCTTGAGGCCGGAGGACTGCAACTGGCGGCTCCCTTTGGACTTGAGTCCCTGTTTGACCTCAGGCTCAGCCCCAATCCGGCGCGCCCCCTGGCGCTGTTTCACTCCCGTCTGCAAGCCAAGCGCTGGCTTGTGCAATACCACCTGCTGCGCGCCCTTTCTGTGGCGGCCGATTAAGCTCTTCCAACATTCCTCTGTGGCTATTGTTCCGCGGCAACGGACGCCTTTTCACTGTGACAAGGATTTCGTGAAGATGCCGTATGTCAGCCGGTTACCGGCCGAGTTCAGCCTCTGAATTTGTGATCTGATTCATGGGCTCATTACCCCAAACTGGGTATCAGATCCTGAATTGATTTGGATCAAGAAAAAAATGCAAACACTCTGGCAGGGTAGCCGTCATTCGAACGGGATCAGCCCAAAAATAACCCGGGCGCCCAATAAATAAGCCCAAGTGGCCAAATGGAGATTGATGATGAAAAAGAGCACCCTGTCTGCTGTTATCGCCGCCACCCTGCTGAGTGCAGCCCCTGCCATGGCCCACCAGGCCGGAGATATCCTGGTCCGTGCCGGTGTTGCTACCGTAGCCCCCAATGAGTCCAGCCCAGTGGTGGCCGGTGTGGCCGAATTTGGCGTCAGTAACAACACCCAGCTGGGTTTGAACTTTGGTTACATGCTGACCGACAACTGGGCGGTGGAACTGCTGGCAGCCACACCTTTCTCCCACGATGTCAGCCTGGGTGCCCTGGGTAAGATTGCCGAAACCAAACACCTGCCACCCACACTGATGGCCCAGTACTACTTTGGCAACGCCAAGTCCAATGTCCGTCCTTATGTGGGCTTTGGTATCAACTACACCAACTTCTATGACACCAATTTCACCAACGATCTGGATGGTGCCCTGACCGATCTGAGCCTGAGCACCTCTTTGGGCTGGGCCGCCCATGCCGGTCTGGATTACCAGTTGAACGACAAATGGATGCTGAACGCCTCCGTGTGGTACGCCAAGATTGATACCGATGTGAAGTTCAAGCTGGCCGGTGAAGCGGTCAAGGTTAACACCGACATCGACCCTTGGGTCTACATGGTCAGCGTTGGCTATAGCTTCTAAGCAAATTACTGACTGAAAAGGGCGCCTGCGGGCGCCTTTTTTATTGCCCGGTACGGGAGGGCTACTGGCGGGGCAAAAGCAGAATACTATTCAAGTTGGCGGTATAGACATCCAGATGTCTTGGTGTATGATTGTGGCATTAAGGGGCCAAGGCCCTGGTTTTAGGTGAAAGAGGCACACAGCACTATGCCGGTAAAAATTCCCGATAACCTGCCGGCGGCAGGGATACTGGAGTCGGAAAATATTTTCGTCATGTCCGAGACCCGGGCGGCGCACCAGGACATCAGGCCGATGAAGGTGTTGGTCCTGAATCTGATGCCCAACAAGATAGAGACAGAGACCCAGCTGCTGCGACTGCTTGGCAACACGCCGCTGCAGGTGGATGTGGAGCTGCTGCGCATTCACGACCGCGAGTCCAGGCACACGCCGCTGGATCATATGAACACCTTCTACCGCGATTTCGAGCAGGTGCGGCACAAGAATTACGATGGCCTTATCATCACGGGGGCGCCCCTGGGGCAATTGGACTTTGCCGAGGTGGAATACTGGGATCATATCCGTGAAATCATCGACTGGTCCCAGCAACACGTGACCTCAGTGCTGTTCCTGTGCTGGGCGGCCCACGCCGGCCTGTATCACCTTTACGGGGTGGAAAGGCGGATATTGGCAAGCAAACGTTCCGGCGTGTTCAACCATCGTCGCAGCCTGCAACACTTTCCGCTGCTGCGGGGCTTTGACGATGAGTTCTTTGCACCCCATTCCCGCTATGCCGAGATCCCCCTGGCCGAACTGCAGCGCCATCCCGCGCTCAACGTGCTGGCCGAATCCGATGAGGCAGGGGCCTATCTGGTGCTCAGCAAGGACAATCGCAATCTGTTCGTGATTGGTCATCCCGAGTATCAAAAATCCACTTTGGGTGATGAATATCAAAGAGATACCTTGGCGGGTCTCAACCCCTCAGTGCCGCTGAATTACTTCAGAAACGACGATCCCGCGCAGGAGCCCGTAGCCCGCTGGCACAGCCATGGCAGCCTGCTGGTGAGCAACTGGCTCAATTACTATGTGTATCAACTCACCCCCTACGATTTGTCCGATATGAGTGCCAAGACCCCCTGGGAATCCAAGGTCTGATATTACCCCTTCGGCGGCGGCCCGATTGCCGGGCCGCCCGCATCCTTAAGCCCCGCTATGGGCTGCGTTCGCTGTAAGCAAACTGTAAATACAGAGTGACAATATAAGCCTGAGAAATGCGGCTCATTAGACCAATTACTACTTGCTTTACGTTCGCGTAAACGTCAGAGTGCAGATATTGGGCCGCCATCCCTTGGCGGCAGTGTGTTTGCGACGCCCGGACCCAGCTCCGGCGCCGGTTAGTCAATCTGGAGTGTGAAATGAGTGTAACTGATCAGGATATCGTCATTGTTGCGGCGAAACGTACCGCCATGGGTGGCTTTCAGGGCAGTCTGGCCTCTGTGCCATCGCCCAAACTGGCAGCCACTGCGGTCAAGGGCCTGCTGGATGCCACGGGCGTTGCCGGTGAGCAGGTTGATGAACTCCTGATGGGCTGTGTGTTGCCGGCCGGTCTTGGTCAGGCGCCTGCCCGTCAGGCCGCTCTGGGTGCCGGTTTGCCCCTGTCCGTCGGTGCCACCACGGTTAACAAGGTGTGCGGCTCTGGCATGAAAACCGTGATGCTGGCCCACGACCTCATCAAGGCCGGCAGTGCCGAAGTGGTGATCGCCGGTGGTATGGAGAGCATGAGCCAGGCACCTTACCTGCTGGATAAGGCCCGCGGCGGTATGCGCATGGGCCACGGCAAGGTGATGGACCATATGTTCCTCGACGGTCTGGAAGACGCCTACACAGGTGGTGCCATGGGCACCTTCGCCCAGAAAACCGCCGATGACTTCGGCCTGACCCGTGAAGCCATGGACGCCTTTGCCCTGAGCTCACTGGAAAAAGCCAATGCGGCCATCAGTTCAGGTGCCTTTGAAGCCGAAATCGTGCCCGTGACCGTATCCGGTCGCGGTGGCGACGTGGAAGTTAAAATCGACGAGCAGCCAGGCAATGCCAAGCCGGAGAAGATCCCGGCCCTGCGTCCGGCCTTCGCCAAAGACGGCACCATCACAGCCGCCAACTCTTCCTCCATCTCAGATGGCGCCGCGGCGCTGATGCTGATGAGCCGTGCCAAGGCCAGTGAACTGGGTCTGGAGGTTATGGCGACCATCAAGGGTCACAGCACCCACGCCCAGGAGCCATCCATGTTCACCACTGCGCCCGTCAGCGCCATGGCCAATCTGCTGGCCAAGCTGGGCTGGAACAAGGACGAAGTGGATCTGTATGAAATCAACGAAGCCTTCGCCATGGTGACCATGCTGGCCATCAGCGAGCTGGGCCTGGATGGGGCCAAGGTGAACGTCAACGGCGGTGCCTGTGCTCTGGGCCACCCAATCGGTTGTTCCGGTGCCCGTCTGCTGGTGACCCTGATCCACGCCCTCAAGGCCCGTGGCCTCAAGCGCGGTATGGCGTCTCTGTGCATTGGCGGCGGCGAAGCCACCGCACTGGCCATAGAGATCTGATAACCGGCGCTGACAGCGACTAGACTCAACAAGACCGGCCTGCGGCGAGAACCAATAATGATTCCAGGGTTCAGCCGCGGCCATCAGCTTAACCTCGACTCTCAAAGGGAAGCGATATGACCACTCAAGTTAAACATTACATCGGCGGCGAATTTACTCCAGGTACCGGCGATCGCGTTATCACAGTGACCAACCCGGCCAACAACGAGGCCATTGCCCAGATCAACTGCGCCACCGATGCCGAAGTGCACGGTGCCATTGCCAGCGCCAAGGAAGCCTTCAAGACCTGGAAAGAAGTACCTGTGTCCGAGCGCGCCCGGGTAATGCTGCGTTACCAGCACCTGCTGAAAGAGCACCACGACGAGCTGGCCACCATTCTGGCCAAGGAAACCGGCAAGACCTTCGACGACGCCAAGGGCGACGTCTGGCGCGGTATCGAAGTGGTTGAGCACGCCTGTAACATCGCTTCCCTGCTGATGGGTGAAACCGTTGAGAACGTAGCCCGCTCCATAGACACCTATTCCTACATCCAGCCCCTGGGTGTGTGCGCCGGTATCACGCCGTTTAACTTCCCGGCGATGATCCCCCTGTGGATGTTCCCCCTGGCCATTGCCTGCGGTAACACCTTCGTGCTCAAGCCTTCCGAGCAGGATCCCATGACCCCACAACGTCTGGTGGAACTGTTTGAACAGGCCGGTGCGCCAAAAGGCGTGCTGCAACTGGTACACGGCGACAAGACTGCTGTGGATATACTGCTGCGCCATGAAGACATCAAGGCCATTTCCTTCGTCGGCTCTGTGGGCGTGGGTCAATACATCTACAAGACAGGTACCGACCACCTGAAGCGCGTACAGGCCTTTGCCGGTGCCAAGAACCACTGCGTGATCATGCC is part of the Shewanella cyperi genome and encodes:
- a CDS encoding YbaY family lipoprotein; this translates as MKLLQTLWLGLALLFLGGCVTVEPPKPVIVNGAAGYLEKLLLPPDSNITIAIIDLDTPGVIVAQKSFNIVRAPVPFKFILPAETVDKGINYGVVAMIKNQGRVLFQTYDRFPVISNDKYTTEVIMRAVANP
- a CDS encoding thiolase family protein produces the protein MSVTDQDIVIVAAKRTAMGGFQGSLASVPSPKLAATAVKGLLDATGVAGEQVDELLMGCVLPAGLGQAPARQAALGAGLPLSVGATTVNKVCGSGMKTVMLAHDLIKAGSAEVVIAGGMESMSQAPYLLDKARGGMRMGHGKVMDHMFLDGLEDAYTGGAMGTFAQKTADDFGLTREAMDAFALSSLEKANAAISSGAFEAEIVPVTVSGRGGDVEVKIDEQPGNAKPEKIPALRPAFAKDGTITAANSSSISDGAAALMLMSRAKASELGLEVMATIKGHSTHAQEPSMFTTAPVSAMANLLAKLGWNKDEVDLYEINEAFAMVTMLAISELGLDGAKVNVNGGACALGHPIGCSGARLLVTLIHALKARGLKRGMASLCIGGGEATALAIEI
- a CDS encoding CoA-acylating methylmalonate-semialdehyde dehydrogenase; this translates as MTTQVKHYIGGEFTPGTGDRVITVTNPANNEAIAQINCATDAEVHGAIASAKEAFKTWKEVPVSERARVMLRYQHLLKEHHDELATILAKETGKTFDDAKGDVWRGIEVVEHACNIASLLMGETVENVARSIDTYSYIQPLGVCAGITPFNFPAMIPLWMFPLAIACGNTFVLKPSEQDPMTPQRLVELFEQAGAPKGVLQLVHGDKTAVDILLRHEDIKAISFVGSVGVGQYIYKTGTDHLKRVQAFAGAKNHCVIMPDANKQQVINNLVGASVGAAGQRCMALSVAVFVGEAKEWIPELRDAIAKVRPGLWDDKEAGYGPLISPAAKARVLKLIEQGKAEGADCLLDGSDFTVPGYESGNWVGPTMFDKVTTDMSIYKEEIFGPVLCCMEAESLDAAIELVNASPYGNGTSIFTACGAAARKYQHNIEVGQVGINVPIPVPLPFFSFTGWKGSFYGDQHAYGKQAVRFYTETKTITARWFESDIPSGPNMTITLR
- a CDS encoding nucleotidyltransferase family protein; the protein is MSPLDLRLLTLVADCPLRMRALRHAAAVMADAGIGDWYLAAGAIRNLVWDQLHGFVSPVPADLDLIYFNTPDGDIELELQLQQRLLQLSPDLPWSVKDQGRMHLKSGDEPYHSTLEAMGRWPEQETAIGVRLEAGGLQLAAPFGLESLFDLRLSPNPARPLALFHSRLQAKRWLVQYHLLRALSVAAD
- the ompW gene encoding outer membrane protein OmpW; protein product: MMKKSTLSAVIAATLLSAAPAMAHQAGDILVRAGVATVAPNESSPVVAGVAEFGVSNNTQLGLNFGYMLTDNWAVELLAATPFSHDVSLGALGKIAETKHLPPTLMAQYYFGNAKSNVRPYVGFGINYTNFYDTNFTNDLDGALTDLSLSTSLGWAAHAGLDYQLNDKWMLNASVWYAKIDTDVKFKLAGEAVKVNTDIDPWVYMVSVGYSF
- the metA gene encoding homoserine O-acetyltransferase MetA translates to MPVKIPDNLPAAGILESENIFVMSETRAAHQDIRPMKVLVLNLMPNKIETETQLLRLLGNTPLQVDVELLRIHDRESRHTPLDHMNTFYRDFEQVRHKNYDGLIITGAPLGQLDFAEVEYWDHIREIIDWSQQHVTSVLFLCWAAHAGLYHLYGVERRILASKRSGVFNHRRSLQHFPLLRGFDDEFFAPHSRYAEIPLAELQRHPALNVLAESDEAGAYLVLSKDNRNLFVIGHPEYQKSTLGDEYQRDTLAGLNPSVPLNYFRNDDPAQEPVARWHSHGSLLVSNWLNYYVYQLTPYDLSDMSAKTPWESKV